A window of the bacterium genome harbors these coding sequences:
- a CDS encoding DUF2283 domain-containing protein produces the protein MKITYDTEADAMYIQIREAEHGSTREVAPGLILDFDATGEVTGIELLFVSERIPIKELLDINIQLAVGAK, from the coding sequence GTGAAAATAACTTACGATACAGAGGCCGACGCGATGTATATCCAAATCCGCGAGGCCGAACACGGCTCGACGCGAGAAGTAGCGCCGGGTTTGATATTAGATTTCGACGCTACGGGGGAAGTTACCGGTATCGAGCTATTATTCGTGAGCGAGCGTATTCCGATAAAGGAATTGCTGGATATTAATATCCAACTCGCCGTCGGCGCGAAATAA
- a CDS encoding type II toxin-antitoxin system HicB family antitoxin, producing MKFKVHIEPDEDGVFVATVPALPGCISQGKTEEEAVANIQEAIALHLECMAEDGVRVGTYS from the coding sequence ATGAAATTCAAAGTCCACATCGAACCGGATGAGGACGGCGTCTTCGTCGCGACGGTACCGGCCCTGCCCGGGTGTATCTCGCAGGGGAAGACGGAAGAGGAAGCGGTCGCGAATATTCAGGAAGCGATCGCCCTTCATCTCGAATGTATGGCCGAGGATGGGGTGCGGGTCGGAACCTATTCATAA
- a CDS encoding DUF2283 domain-containing protein yields MKISYDREVDAIYIQFRGGRFDRCEETSPGIILDLDADGAVLGIEILDVSRRTGLKDLFDINISPVGVK; encoded by the coding sequence ATGAAAATAAGCTACGACCGAGAAGTTGACGCGATTTATATCCAATTCCGGGGAGGGCGATTCGACCGTTGTGAGGAAACTTCGCCCGGGATAATTTTAGACCTGGACGCCGACGGCGCGGTGTTAGGGATTGAAATCCTCGACGTGAGCCGGCGGACGGGCCTGAAAGACCTTTTCGATATTAATATCTCGCCCGTCGGTGTGAAATAA
- a CDS encoding type II toxin-antitoxin system HicB family antitoxin, with protein MKILIAIYQDEDGVFIAECPAIPGCVSQGTTEEEAESNIKQAIKECLEVRAAKGMPLTVEVRELEVNV; from the coding sequence ATGAAAATTCTAATAGCGATATATCAGGACGAAGACGGCGTCTTCATCGCGGAATGTCCGGCTATACCCGGCTGCGTAAGCCAAGGGACGACGGAGGAAGAGGCCGAGTCGAATATTAAACAAGCAATTAAAGAATGTCTCGAGGTCCGCGCCGCGAAGGGAATGCCGCTCACGGTCGAGGTCCGCGAGCTCGAGGTAAACGTTTAG